The genomic window GCGCCCGTGAGAGGCGTCTACATCGACCTGGGTATCGACGCCTTCGATGACCTCTGGGGCAGCGACTATGACTACCAGGCCTTCGAGGTCGCGCTGAACCGCTACCTGTCGCTGAGCAAGAACGAAGTTGTGGCGGTGCGAGGCTATGGGCGCTTTACAGCCGGGGATGTTCCCTTCTGGGGGATGAGCTGCTTCGGCATGCACAATGACCTGAGAGGCTACACCAGCGGCCAGTACCGGGACCGGCACATGATCGCGACCCAGGCTGAGTACCGGCGTCAGCTCACCAAGAAAGTCGGGACCGTCTTCTTCGCTGGGATTGGTGCGGTAGCTCCCGGCATCGATGACTTCAACATCGACGACAGGTTGACGAGCTTCGGGCTCGGAGTGCGGTACAGGCTCACTCCGCTGACGCCGCTGAACTACAGCATCGACTGGGCCTACGCCGAGGGCGACAACTCACTAATCTTCTCGGTCGGCGAAGCCTTCTGAGGACTTCGAAGGAACGCCTTCGGGCGAAAGGGAGGCTCGTGATGCAGTCCGGCAAGTCTCTCCTGGTGCTACTGGTGCTGTGCAGCCTGATTGGCCTCGCCGGCTGCGGCGGTGCGGAACACAAGGACTCCGACGGGGAGGTACCGCACACCACCCTCGGAGTGGTGCCCGCACCGGTGGGCGATGGAGTCCTCTTCGCGAGGACCAGCGGCGTGGCCAACCTCGACCTCTACCTCGCTCACCTCGGGGCAACGGGGCAGAAGATACTGGCCGGCGATCCGCGCAACGACCTGCAGCCGGCATGGTCTCCGGACGCTCAGAAGGTCGTCTTTACCAGCTTCCGCGACGGCCAGGCGGACATCTTCATAATGAGCGCGACCGGCACCGGCGTGGTGAACCTCACGAACAACGCAGCACGAGACGCCGCTCCGGCCTGGTCACCCGATGGCACCAGGATCGCCTTCGCGACCGACCGCGACGGTCAGTTCGAGATCTACACGATGAAGGCTGATGGAACAGGGCTGACCAACCTGACCCAGAGCGCTGAGCACGAGTACAGCCCCGTGTGGTCACCGGACGGAAGCAGGATCGCCTTCATCAGTGACTCACACGCCCAACTGACGGCGCCCCAGATCTGCGTGATGGGATCTGACGGGACGGGACGACGGGTACTGGTCGGCAGAAGCCTCGCGAACTCCCAGCCGGTGTGGTCGCCTGACGGCACACGTCTGGCCTACGTCGGCCTGGAGAAGGGCAACGTCGAGGTGTTTGCGGTGCCGGCTACCGGCGGCCTGCCTGTGAACCTCACCAACAGCCCCGGCCTGGACGAAGCGCCGGCCTGGAGCCCGGACGGTCAGTCCCTTGCCTTCGTGAGTACGCGCGACGGGAACGCCGATATCTACGTGATGGACGCCGACGGCACCGACCAGACCCGCCTGACAGACAACTCGTATCAGGACAGGAGCCCGGCGTGGGATGCCTCCGGCGAGTTCATCGTCTTCCTGAGTGCGCGCGCCTCGCGCGTCGGGTCGCTGGAAGTCTTCGTGATGAAGGCTGACGGCACCGACCAGCATGCGGTCACCACCTTCGGCGACTGACAGCGGGAGGGGTGGCAATCGCTCCGACGCGGTCCACCTCGAAGGGACCACCGGTCGGGCTAAGCCCAGAGCTCCTGCAGCATCTCCTGCATGGCTGCCTTGGTGATCTTCTCGCCCTCCGGCGCGACCCCGGTGGTGTTCGCCTCGTAGCCTCCCTCTTCGTACACCTCGGGCGTGCATAGGTAGCCGATGTTGCCGTCGCTGTAGCCAAGAACCAGCGTCTCGGCGCAAGGTGACTGTGCCCGGCCGAAGAGCGCAAACTCCACAAAGGCCTCGGCGCCCAGGGTCAAGAGGATCGCGTCGCCGAGTCGCCAGCCACGGAGCGCCAGCTCCCGCGTCTTGGCAGCGTCTTCCTTCGCCGGAAGGACCACGTCGCGACGGGCAGTCCGGATCGGCAGCGGGTTGAGAGGACGCAGGTTCTGCAGCGCCGCCTCAACACTCGTCGCAGCGTCGCGACCGTGCTGCTCGACCTCCTCAAAGGTACCCCTCACGCCGTTGACCTTGGAATAGTACGGGTCCTGATCGGCTCCGCACCCCTGCAGAAAGACCGCCCGCGTGTCTGGCAGGTCGGCCTCAAGGTGGGCTTTGGCGGCTCCCATCCACTCGGCGGAGAGGGTAAGGTTCTGGCCGCCGAGAGTCGTGCCGTGCATGGGGAGGCTGAAGAGAACAACATCGGGCGCGTCCTGACGTGCGAAGCGCCAGACCGTGACTTCCTTCAAGGTGGGGCCATCGGGGTTGTGACCCAGGATGACGCCGTCGGGCGTATGCTCCCGGCGATTGCAGCCGATGTCCAGCGGCGCATGACCGCAGGAGAACTCCGCCGGTGCAAAGTCGGCAAGCGCTGCTACAGCAGCCGCCGCGCTCTCCTCGCCCACGCGGGAGCGATAGCCCGAATCCACCCCCTCGTCCCTGTAAGCCGACACGCGCGGGCCTGCATGAGTGTGGGAGGTGTTGAGCAGCATCTGCTCCGGCGACAGCCCGGTCTTGGCCGAGATCGCACCCTTGATCTCCGCGGCCAGATCGTTGTTGAAGGAGATCAAGTCATAGGCCAGCAGGAGCAAGGTCGTGCCCGTGGCCTGAAGCGCGACAGCGTCGACGAAGAGGTCATCGTGCACCTCCTGGGCGCCCTCGGTACGCTGGCCGTATCCTGACATCTTGATGCCCAGCGGGGGCGTGACACAGCGTCGTGCATGGCCTACCTGGAGTGTGCTCACGGATCGTCCCTCCCTATGTACCTTCAGCGAGTGATGGTGAAGTCAATGATGCGGCAGATGCCTTCGCAACCTTCGACGCCGAGGTACAACCCCGGCGTGAGAGTCGGGATCAGCACACCTATCTGATGGCCCTCCACCGATATCTCCAGCGTCTTGGCCTTGCGCTTCAGCGTCAGTTTGTAGGGCGTATCGGCCTTGAGCGGGAACCTGCAGTAGGCGGTGAGCTCATGCGTGGGCTTGCCGTCGCGGAGGAAGTGGTGCCACAGGTTGATGCCCTTCTCGTAGAGGATGAGCTCGTAGAACTCGCCGTACTGCGGTCGCCCCTGGGCATCGGGCGCCAAGTCCTGGACCACGACGAATCCCGGTGCCGCACCCGGGCCGATCTCCAGCGTGCCGGAGACAGTGAGGTCGCCGACGAACTGCTTACTGTAGACCATCGTCGTGAGGGTCTCGTTGAAGGAGCGCAGCAGCGCCGGATCGGCAGGCACCTCGTTCTCCAGGCAGTTGTCGCGCTGCACCCACTTGCCCAGACGCGTCGCGGTCGGCGCCTTCGCGAGGGTCCAGTCAGCCGGGCTCCAGGCATCCCTCGCGAAGGAGGCGGATACCAGTGTCTCTGGCTCTGCCGCAAGGACGGTGGCAGCCAAGGCGAACAGCATAAGGGCACAGCACAGGCATATCACAAAACTACGGACCACGTTCGACACCTCGGTTCTCGGTCTAGGGCGGCCCCACGGGAGGACGCCGAGTGGTGACACTCTTCCCCATGAGTGAAGGGGCGACCTTCGAGGTGGAGGCCCCTCAGAGGCTGCCGGTTCGCGACGGGGACGATGGACTGTCCGGCAGGCCTCCCAGCAGCAGGAGTAATCGTCGCGGACGCGAATCTGAACAAAGGTGGGTGTCGAGGGAGAACCTCTGGCGCTTTGTGGCGTCTCCTGAGTAGGAAAGGGAGGAGCGATAATGAAAGCAACAAACCGTTTGGCCGCCGTGATGATGGTCTGTGTGCTCGTGACGTGCGTAGGTTGTGCCCTCGCGCAGGACTGGCCTCAGTGGCGTGGCCCTGCCCGCGATGGGAAGGTTGCGGCCTTCACCGCACCTCCGACTTGGCCTGCTGCCTTCACGCAGAAGTGGAAGGTCTCCGTGGGAGCCGGTGATGGGACCCCTGCCCTGGTGGGCGAGCGCCTCTATGTCTTCACACGCCAGGGCGACCAGGAGGTCATCTCCTGCCTGAACGCGGGCGACGGGAGCCAGGTCTGGCAGGACAAGTACACCGCGCCGG from Armatimonadia bacterium includes these protein-coding regions:
- a CDS encoding DPP IV N-terminal domain-containing protein, translated to MQSGKSLLVLLVLCSLIGLAGCGGAEHKDSDGEVPHTTLGVVPAPVGDGVLFARTSGVANLDLYLAHLGATGQKILAGDPRNDLQPAWSPDAQKVVFTSFRDGQADIFIMSATGTGVVNLTNNAARDAAPAWSPDGTRIAFATDRDGQFEIYTMKADGTGLTNLTQSAEHEYSPVWSPDGSRIAFISDSHAQLTAPQICVMGSDGTGRRVLVGRSLANSQPVWSPDGTRLAYVGLEKGNVEVFAVPATGGLPVNLTNSPGLDEAPAWSPDGQSLAFVSTRDGNADIYVMDADGTDQTRLTDNSYQDRSPAWDASGEFIVFLSARASRVGSLEVFVMKADGTDQHAVTTFGD